The Methanosarcina barkeri str. Wiesmoor DNA segment AACTCGAAGATACGCTTCTACCTTTACCGTCTGACTGGCAAAATATATGCATCGAAAACAACGAGACCCTGAAGAAAGCAGTCACTATAAATCCTCCTTTCGAGGGAACAAACATGGACCTTCAGTTTTTGCTCTACAATAACGATAAAAAGGAAATGTTAGAAGATAATATCAGTTTGCCTTACAGAAATCTTAACCTACGGATAAACGTAACAACGCAGAATCTTTCGAAGAATACTTCAACTCCAATAACGGCGGTATAAGCAACCGAGTTGAAATTCGGCAATGAATCATGTTCATCTCATAAACTGAAATTATAAAATCATGCAGTCCTGTGAAAAGTAAAAAAGAATTTTCTCTGTTTCAGCTAGATCTGAGTGGACAGTGTCATGTTACATATTTTTCCTTTTGGCGGGCTGATGATTCAGGGAAAAGCTTTCACATTTTTCTGAAGCAGCCTGAAACTTTTTTCTTTATCAAATTTTTTTATCAAATTTCTTCCTCAAATTTCTTCCTCAAATTTCTTCCTCAAATTTCTTCCTCAAATTTCTTTATCAAATTGGGCAGCTTTCATACTGATTATGCATTTCTCCTTTTTTATAGTGGATAGTTCTTCAGCATGGGGGAAATAAAAAGAAATTTTGCCCAGATAATAAAATTTCAGTATTAGTCTGTATATTTGATTATCTACTTTTATTTGGTTATCTAATATGTTTTTAAATTCAGTATACTCTTCTCCAGTATCCTGTTTTTATGATTTTATATTGATGTATATTCTAAAAATCGGCATCTCTATCATAAATCCAAAAACTTTCTGCGAAAATATGGTCGAAAGTTCATATATATCTCTTCTTCTTGAGAACGCGAAATGTCAGCATATATACAAGAATATTAAATATAAGAAGGATTCCAACTTCAGGATAAAGGTCAGAGATTCCGGAGTTATTCAACATAGCACTTTTTATGCCGTAAAACACGTAGGTGCTTGGTACAAGATGAGCGATATACTCAATCTCTTGAGATAAATCGGCTAGCAGAGCAAGTAAAATCAGAGGTGCCATGAAAATTGTGGAAAGCAGAGATGCTGAAGAGTAGTTATCAGCGTAACTGGCAATTAGAAGCCCAAGGCCTGTGAATACTGCAGAGCCGAGAATTATAAAAACAGCGGTCGATAGGAAGTTTCCGACGAAACCCTTATTTATAATAATTATAACCAGAGATATCAGTATTGTCAGGAATAGTCCGAAAAACGATTTGCCATAAATCACATCTTTTTCCGAAGCTGGTGACACAAGTATTGCATCAAGGGTTTTTTTCTCTTTCTCTGTAGTCAGCGTATTTGGTAAAACCATCATTCCAACAAATACTACAGTAAACATAATCCATATAGGAATGTTAAATCTGGACTGTAAGTCTTCAGGGAGCGTATTTAAGATAACATTCACTGGATATTTCTGTCCTGCAAAGTCCATGATGATATCTTTATAAGTTTGCAAAAATGCAACTGATTTTGCCTCATAAGGGTTGACAATGATATTCAGGGACGGGTCTAGTCCATTTTTTATGTCGGCACTGAAGCCTTCCGGCACAAGCATAACGGCTGCAACTTTTTGATTATAAAGTAACTCTTCGGATTTACCAGTCGAGTCTGCAATAATTACGTCATAGTTATCTCTCGAACTTAGATATTCAATAAAATCTGCACTGGAACCTTCATCATAAACTGCAATGGGTACTATGGTATTATCAGTCAATGAAACCGTAGAGTTAAAGAGAACTGACAAAAAGATCGGAGTGAGTAGTATTATCAATAAATTTTTGCTTTTTACCGATGATATTAAGTCCTTTCTAAAGATAGCCAGTACAACATTAAGATTCATCAGTCAATTTCTCCCCGGTTAATTTTATGAAAACATCTTCAATTGTAGCTTCTTTTGAATGTACAAGGGATATCTGATTATTTTCAGAGAGTTTCTCAAAAATGTCGCTACTGGCTTTTGTATTCAGCGGCGATTCGTAAATATCTCCTTTTACAGTCTTGATCATCAAAACATCTTTACCATACTTTTTTTTCAGATTTCCAGGTGTGTCCATAGCTATTATAGAGCCTTTATGTATGATAGCCAAATAGTCACATAGAAAATCTGCTTCCTCCATATTATGTGTCGTTATAAGGATTGTTTTGCCCTGTTCCTTAAGACCAAGAATCATCTGCCTTATTTCCCTTGCTGAACGTGGGTCCAATCCGCTTCCGGGCTCATCCAGAAATAAAACCTCAGGATCATTGAGCAGGGCCCGAGAAATCATTATCTTTTGTTTCATGCCTTTTGAAAAAGTCTTTACTTTGTTTTTCTGATACCTTTCCATTCCTACGATCTTCAGAACTTCATTTATTCTTTCCTTCGGAGAATTGTATAACTGGCGGAAAAAGTTGAGATTTTCATAAACCGATAATTCTTCGTACAGGTTTTGAGACTCAAAAACAACGCCGATTTTCTTTTTTATCTCTACTGCATCCAATACGGTGTTTAATCCTCCAATGTATGCAGTACCAGAGGTCGGAGGAAATTGACAGGTAAGGAGCTTAATAGTAGTGGATTTCCCTGCTCCGTTTGGGCCCAGAAGCCCAAATATAGTTCCTTTTTTGATACTGAACGAAATACTCTTCACAGCCTCGAAATCATCATATTTTTTAGATAGATTCTCAGTAACTATCTCTTTATCCACGGTATCACCAGTCATTTCAGTATTTGCATACTTATCCTTTGTTTCCCATCGACATATTTATCATCGCGATTAAATTTCTTAACATGTGGATAAATTATTTCGAAATCTCATAAGATTTAGGATCTGAAACATTAAACCTTGTATAAAATCTCTAAATTGGCTTACGTTGCAACCAAGTATAAACTAACTGTATTCTTTTGGCAAATAATATAATATTTTATAAACGTTGTTGATATTAAATCTTTTCTTATTTGTGATATATTGTATTACTAAAAAGAATATCTAAACCACTGCTTAATTAATATCAAAATGTGACAAAAGGTACAGGCTAATATCAAAAAATATTGGAATGATAATAAAAGTGAATAGAAAATGAGGAAAAGATTAGGGAAAATGAAGAATGAGTAATAAGCAAAAAACCGAACACGATAACAAACGGTACCATATTACAGGGAAAAGAAGGAGTTGTATCGGTTTCGGAAGGATAATTCTTATGGAGTTATGATGAAGGAACGAATACTGTCACAAAAATTAAACTACCTAAAAAACCGCTTATAAATTAAAGTGATTATATCGGTGATTATATCGAGATAAGACATATAAAGCTTTTAAATCGAAAAAAAAGGAGTTTGATTATTATTAGTGGTAATTGTCGGACAGCCTGTAAAGAATGGTGATGAAGTGAACCCTCTTCGCTCCCGATGTAATAAATAAAAAAGAAGATAAGAAATGCTTCAACGAGACCTGAGAGCACAGGGTCCGGTTGCACATTTTCCGCAGGCAAACTGATCAAGTTCGGGAAAAGTCCTGGCGTTTTCCTGAAGATACCTGTAACATTTTTCTTTATCAAGCCCTCTTACACTGAGGGCTCCAGCCGGGCACTTGTCCACACAGACAAGACATCTCTCTCCTTTTTTATAGCGGCAGAACTCTTCTTTCGGGCGTGGAGTAGGAGGAATTTCGGCAGAAATCAGCAAAGTCCCGAAACGGCCTGCACACCCGGCTTTCGTAATCAGCATCTGGTTGACTCCAAAAGTGCCCAGGCCCGCAGCATAAGCAGCACTTTTATGAGACCAGGCAACGTCAAAACCTTTACTCTTATAATCAAAAACAGTTCCGGGCACAACTGACTGTATATTCTCTTCTGCTAGCTTAGCCTTTAGTTTTTCGTTGATTTTCCCTATGAGACCGTCGGTTTCACTTTTGGCCTGAATCCATTCTTTTATAGGATCAGGAGACTGCCAGTTCAGATTCACAAGTTTTTTTTCAAATGGCAGAAAGAAGGAAACAACAGTTTTTGCTTCGGGGAAAATCTCTTTAGGATGCAGGTGGTGAGGACCAATGATTTTCTTCATGTCATCAAAAATTGGGTCACTCGCTGAAGCATAGCCTACTAGAGGTTTACGATATCTAGTCTCAGTGCCTGGACTTGCAACGGTTTCTTTGATAATGCTTTCAATCTTTTTTTTAAGCTCCATAATGATTTCTCCTGCGAATTACAGAGAATTTAGATAATCTTTGTGTTATTCTTATCTCAAATTGTTTTCCTCAAGTTTCAATAAAAATTCCTTTATATCCAGCCCACTTGCATAACCTGTAAGTTTTCCATCTGAGCCTATGACCCTGTGGCAGGGGATAATTATCGCAATTGGATTTCGGTTATTTGCAAGCCCCACAGCTCTATAAGCTCTGGGCTTTCCGATAGATACAGCTATCTCTTTATAAGTTCGGGTTTCCCCATAGGGAATTTCGCATAGAGCTTTCCAAACGGACTTTTGAAAATCCGTTCCCTCTGGAGCCAGTTTAAGGTCAAAAGATTCTAGTTTCCCGGAAAAATAAGCTTCAAGCTGCCTTGCAGCCTCCCTGAAAAACTTTTTATTTTCTATCCAGTCAGCAGGGATTTCTATTCTTTTCTTGCCTTTCAAGAAATCAAGATGTTTCAGTCCTTTTTCATTCCCTGCCAGAAGAATGGGACCGATTGGAGATTCGATTATATCGTAATACATGTTGTTCGTTTCCAGAAACGTTGTTGCAAATAATTGTATCGCTTCTGATAGAAAATCTTTATTCAACGGCTAAAATAAGAAAGTTCACTAAACAGGGTAAGTTTTAACAGGTGAGAAATAACTGGAGAAATGCCCTATACAAAAAGAAATTGAAGATTAAGGACACTTAAGTAACCTTAAACTCATGCGTTTTATCTAAAATGTTTAAATGTTTTTTATTTGAATTCTTAAAAGCGTGTTACCTGAAATGTTTAAATGTTTTTTACCTGAAGTATTAAAGCGTGTTACCTGAAGTATTCGGATTCATTTGTTTCTACATTCACGTGTCCAAATAAATCGAGATGTATTCCGGCTTTTTGCGGCAGAATCAGACTCATTTGCACTCTTTTCCAGTTCATTTAGCAACAGATCCAAACAGATTTTTAAGATGATAATCTAAAAAGTTATCGTTAAACTGCCAAAACGGCGAAAACAAGGACTGCATACTACATTAAAAATGTTGAATTTAACAGAGTATAGAAATTTACTGGAAAAGATAGGAAAGAAAAAAGAGTTCAGTGAGAATAAAAACATGAACCTCATTTTAAAAATATTATATCAGTAAAGCCCAAAGGCCTTACTCTGTATTACCAGTACCTGCTTATTTTGCGAGGTTGTAGTTCTGGTTTACGATCTTGAGGGCGCAGAAGTTACCGCACATTGTGCAGGCGTCAGAATCTTCGGGAGCCCTGCTGTTCCTAACTTCTTTTGCGTGTTCTGGGTCGATTGCAAGAGAGTACATCTTTTGCCAATCGAGGTCTCTTCTAGCTCTGCCCATAGCAAGGTCCTGTTCTCTTGCCCTGTCTGGATATTTTACCATATCGCCTACGTGAGCTGCAATCTTTGAGGTTTTGACTCCTGTGATAACATCTTCAAGGTTTGGAAGGGCAAGGTGCTCTGCAGGAGTTACATAGCAAAGGAAGTCACAGCCATATGAAGCAGAAACCGATGCTCCGATTGCAGTTACGATGTGGTCGTAACCTGGTGCGATGTCAGTTACAAGTGGGCCGAGCATGTAGAATGGCTTGTGACCGCTCATTTCCTTCATGAGTTTTACGTTGGTTCCTATCTGGTCGAGAGGGACATGACCCGGACCTTCGACAATGACCTGCACACCCTGCTTGTGGGCTCTGTCGGCCAGTTCGGAGTTAATAATTAATTCCTGGATCTGGGCACGGTCGGTTGCATCGTGGACTGCACCTGCACGCATACCGTTTCCGGTAGAGAGGACTACTTCGTGTTCCTTGAGGATCTCAACAAGGTAATCAAAGTTTGCATAAAGTGGATTTTCCTTTTCATTGTGGAGCATCCAGGAAGTCATAAAGGCGCCACCACGGGAACAGAGGCCACCGTACCTGCCATGGGCTTTAAGGCGGTCCATGGTGATATTGTTGATTCCTGTGTGAATTGCCATGAAATTAGTTCCGAGCTTTGCCTGGTCTTCGGTTGCCTTGAAGAGTTCGTCTTCGGTCATATCCACGATTGAGCCGTATTTCCTTGCGGCCTCAATGAAGGCCTGGTAAAGAGGCACTGAACCGACTGAAAGGGAAATACTGTCAATGACTTTTTTCCTGATTGCAAGGAAGTCTCCACCAGTTCCGAGCTCCATAAGGGTGTCTGCACCTGCAGCTTCGGCAGCCTGTGCTTTTTTAACTTCCATGTCTGCATCAACAATATCCGAGGATACACCGATGGATGCATTGACTTTGGTCCTGAGCCCTTCTCCTATACCGCAGATCTTTACCTGCCTGTATGGGGAGGTTGGAATAACAATTCTTCCGGCTGCAACACCACGACGGATGAATTCAGGGTCAAGTCCTTCGTCCTTTGCAACAATCTTCATTTCTTCAGTAATAATCCCTTTTTGTGCATCTTCCACGATCGTCATATTATTAACCTCAAGCTTTTGATCATCTGTAAAATGTGTCTGTAAGATTAATCTGTAATTAGGGCAAGAGTGAGTTAGATCATAAAAGGCGCGTAATTATATATAACACTTTTTAAAAAATTAACTTTAACCGTAATCAAGTTTACTTTACTTGTATGTCTGTAGTTACTGAAAAACATGAGATGTGAAATTAAAATAAATGTTTTATAAATATATACTAAACCTTCTTTGAATAAAAAGCAAGTAAACTTGTTTTTTAAGGGTTTTCGGAGAAGATGATGAAGACCTCAAAATAAAAAGAGATTCGAGAGATCAGATACCTGGAAATTACCGCAAAAAGAAGAATCCCATAAAAGTGGGCATTGTAAAAAATAAATAATAAAAATACAAATCGTCTTTATGAGAGCTCTTTACTTTCTCTGTTTATTCTGCTCCATGATTAACCGGATTGTTTGCCTATGGAGGGTTAATATGAAATCACTCAAAGTCCCGAAGATAAACATCTGAAGGCCAAATATGATCAGTAGGGTTGTAAGAATAGTAAGCGGGATATGATCGATTCCCCGGAACCACTCGACTACAATAAAGGTTCCTGTGAACAGGCCTGCAATGATTAAGATGAACCCTATAATTCCAAAGTAAAACATTGGATTATGCAATTTTGCAAGCTTATAGATAGTAGACCCGATTCTGAACCCATCTTTTACCGGATTTAGCTTGGTTGAACCTTTTTCACTCCTTGGCAAGTAAGTGATAGGGACTTCTTCAACCTTCTGTTTTTTAAGAATACATTCCACAGAAATTTCGGTCTCGATTTCGAAACCTGTCTTATTAAGTTCAAGTTCCTTTACACTTTCAAGCGTAAACGCACGGTATCCCGAGAGGATATCTTTTAATTTCACGCCATATGCAATGTCAAAAAACATATTTATCAAATGGTTTCCCACAAGATTGAGCCTTGTAAACGCTCCCCGGGAGTATTTCTCCAGCCGGTTACCTATAACGTGGTCGGCATGGCCTTCCAGCACAGGCTTGAGAAGGGAATAAGCCTCTTGGGCAAGATATGTTCCGTCGCCATCAACCATTA contains these protein-coding regions:
- a CDS encoding DUF1616 domain-containing protein; its protein translation is MMYIQKLVILILISLALLASGCEGIMNAKQSSEFLQEPSTEFYILGPDGTAKNYPTNYVLGENGTVIVGIINHEQKPVNYTMEVKLEDTLLPLPSDWQNICIENNETLKKAVTINPPFEGTNMDLQFLLYNNDKKEMLEDNISLPYRNLNLRINVTTQNLSKNTSTPITAV
- a CDS encoding ABC transporter permease; translated protein: MNLNVVLAIFRKDLISSVKSKNLLIILLTPIFLSVLFNSTVSLTDNTIVPIAVYDEGSSADFIEYLSSRDNYDVIIADSTGKSEELLYNQKVAAVMLVPEGFSADIKNGLDPSLNIIVNPYEAKSVAFLQTYKDIIMDFAGQKYPVNVILNTLPEDLQSRFNIPIWIMFTVVFVGMMVLPNTLTTEKEKKTLDAILVSPASEKDVIYGKSFFGLFLTILISLVIIIINKGFVGNFLSTAVFIILGSAVFTGLGLLIASYADNYSSASLLSTIFMAPLILLALLADLSQEIEYIAHLVPSTYVFYGIKSAMLNNSGISDLYPEVGILLIFNILVYMLTFRVLKKKRYI
- a CDS encoding ABC transporter ATP-binding protein; translated protein: MTGDTVDKEIVTENLSKKYDDFEAVKSISFSIKKGTIFGLLGPNGAGKSTTIKLLTCQFPPTSGTAYIGGLNTVLDAVEIKKKIGVVFESQNLYEELSVYENLNFFRQLYNSPKERINEVLKIVGMERYQKNKVKTFSKGMKQKIMISRALLNDPEVLFLDEPGSGLDPRSAREIRQMILGLKEQGKTILITTHNMEEADFLCDYLAIIHKGSIIAMDTPGNLKKKYGKDVLMIKTVKGDIYESPLNTKASSDIFEKLSENNQISLVHSKEATIEDVFIKLTGEKLTDES
- a CDS encoding epoxyqueuosine reductase, with the protein product MELKKKIESIIKETVASPGTETRYRKPLVGYASASDPIFDDMKKIIGPHHLHPKEIFPEAKTVVSFFLPFEKKLVNLNWQSPDPIKEWIQAKSETDGLIGKINEKLKAKLAEENIQSVVPGTVFDYKSKGFDVAWSHKSAAYAAGLGTFGVNQMLITKAGCAGRFGTLLISAEIPPTPRPKEEFCRYKKGERCLVCVDKCPAGALSVRGLDKEKCYRYLQENARTFPELDQFACGKCATGPCALRSR
- a CDS encoding methylated-DNA--[protein]-cysteine S-methyltransferase, producing MYYDIIESPIGPILLAGNEKGLKHLDFLKGKKRIEIPADWIENKKFFREAARQLEAYFSGKLESFDLKLAPEGTDFQKSVWKALCEIPYGETRTYKEIAVSIGKPRAYRAVGLANNRNPIAIIIPCHRVIGSDGKLTGYASGLDIKEFLLKLEENNLR
- the thiC gene encoding phosphomethylpyrimidine synthase ThiC, which encodes MTIVEDAQKGIITEEMKIVAKDEGLDPEFIRRGVAAGRIVIPTSPYRQVKICGIGEGLRTKVNASIGVSSDIVDADMEVKKAQAAEAAGADTLMELGTGGDFLAIRKKVIDSISLSVGSVPLYQAFIEAARKYGSIVDMTEDELFKATEDQAKLGTNFMAIHTGINNITMDRLKAHGRYGGLCSRGGAFMTSWMLHNEKENPLYANFDYLVEILKEHEVVLSTGNGMRAGAVHDATDRAQIQELIINSELADRAHKQGVQVIVEGPGHVPLDQIGTNVKLMKEMSGHKPFYMLGPLVTDIAPGYDHIVTAIGASVSASYGCDFLCYVTPAEHLALPNLEDVITGVKTSKIAAHVGDMVKYPDRAREQDLAMGRARRDLDWQKMYSLAIDPEHAKEVRNSRAPEDSDACTMCGNFCALKIVNQNYNLAK
- the aglJ gene encoding S-layer glycoprotein N-glycosyltransferase AglJ, which translates into the protein MNSADVCILIPTLNEASTIGQLIKDFKQEGFFNILVIDGNSQDGTGQIAEAEGAKVVMQTGKGKGQAMIQAFGLIKSPYVIMVDGDGTYLAQEAYSLLKPVLEGHADHVIGNRLEKYSRGAFTRLNLVGNHLINMFFDIAYGVKLKDILSGYRAFTLESVKELELNKTGFEIETEISVECILKKQKVEEVPITYLPRSEKGSTKLNPVKDGFRIGSTIYKLAKLHNPMFYFGIIGFILIIAGLFTGTFIVVEWFRGIDHIPLTILTTLLIIFGLQMFIFGTLSDFILTLHRQTIRLIMEQNKQRK